From a single Saimiri boliviensis isolate mSaiBol1 chromosome 7, mSaiBol1.pri, whole genome shotgun sequence genomic region:
- the DRC2 gene encoding dynein regulatory complex subunit 2 isoform X2 encodes MLKKEKKAKTPLSDEEQLLLFQQKLLAEEEMAKKKERLLSQFLKDKLAKEEHNSALNLNKINTQWRTVLREVKTRELLKDIEILSQTFERVVDCKDNVIKSLAKDLSEAEEQYARALRSHLHNVDQLLALQRRRLSLLEESYNLELEALTKEFETERKTIIDQHEKEIRYLQDIFMAMEQNYLDSEYESKLEFQSMWNDLKNVNLEEKHFLRLQLENIVEDLWRKFQDVLKNYTDATEDRKVAFETLQVKDEKSSKEIEVQMKKIQKLQDAITISKGKIMIHSRESEDENRYIRNDKELVLIQLRKLKAQRTRARAASQKNLVKLTLESNAALKALRKIVDKGEKILKLAEICRKFETEEEKVLPFYSSVLTPKEQEGIEENNLEELTEELAKVIGDYIGMENFWKRYNKVKLEQLSLQHRRAQLLDINGRLRGMLKQYLDGISVSDEVLSQLNPLFIVNHRSNLPQPSSTPTAHPGDKQHPTT; translated from the exons atgcttaagaaagaaaaaaaggccaagaCGCCCCTGTCCGATGAGGAGCAGCTGCTTCTGTTTCAGCAGAAATTGCTGGCAGAGGAGGAGATGGCCAAAAAGAAGGAGAGGCTCCTCAGCCAGTTCTTGAAG GACAAGCTGGCCAAGGAGGAACACAACAGTGCTCTGAACCTTAATAAGATTAACACACAGTGGAGAACCGTCCTTCGGGAAGTCAAGACCAGAGAACTTCTTAAGGACATTGAGATCCTCAGCCAAACATTTGAACGAGTGGTGGACTGTAAGGACAATGTCATCAAG TCTTTGGCTAAAGACCTGTCTGAAGCCGAGGAGCAGTATGCCCGTGCCCTGCGCAGCCACTTGCACAATGTTGACCAACTCTTGGCCCTGCAGAGGCGCCGGCTCAGTCTCCTGGAGGAAAGTTACAACCTGGAGCTGGAAGCCCtaaccaaggagtttgagacagaaAG GAAGACGATTATTGACCAACATGAGAAAGAGATTCGCTACCTACAAGATATCTTCATGGCCATGGAGCAGAACTATTTGGATTCTGAGTATGAAAGCAAGCTGGAGTTCCAGAGCATGTGGAATGATCTCAAAAACGTG AATTTAGAAGAGAAGCACTTTCTAAGACTGCAACTGGAGAACATAGTAGAAGATCTGTGGAGAAAGTTCCAGGATGTACTCAAGAATTACACTGATGCCACAGAAGATCGAAAGGTTGCCTTTGAGACCCTGCAGGTGAAGGATGAGAAGAGCTCCAAAGAGATTGAagtacagatgaaaaaaatacagaagctaCAG GATGCCATAACTATTTCAAAAGGCAAGATCATGATACATAGCCGAGAGAGTGAAGATGAGAACCGGTATATCCGTAATGACAAGGAATTGGTGCTCATACAACTGCGAAAACTTAAGGCCCAAAGGACTCGGGCCCGAGCAGCATCCCAGAAGAACTTAGTCAAACTCACCCTGGAAAGTAATGCTGCCCTCAAGGCCCTGCGAAAGATTGTTGATAAG GGTGAAAAGATCCTTAAACTTGCCGAAATATGTAGGAAATTTgaaactgaggaagaaaaagtGCTGCCTTTTTATTCATCAGTATTGACTCCTAAGGAGCAGGAGGGGATTGAGGAGAATAATTTAGAAGAGCTTACTGAGGAGCTCGCCAAG GTGATCGGGGATTACATAGGGATGGAGAATTTCTGGAAAAGGTACAACAAAGTGAAGCTAGAGCAACTGAGCCTCCAACACAGACGAGCCCAGCTGCTAGATATCAATGGGAGGCTGCGGGGGATGCTGAAGCAGTACTTGGATGGCATCTCAGTGAGTGACGAAGTGCTGAGCCAGCTCAACCCACTCTTCATAGTCAACCATCGAAGCAACTTACCCCAGCCCTCATCCACACCTACAGCCCATCCAGGTGATAAGCAACATCCAACCACTTAA
- the FKBP11 gene encoding peptidyl-prolyl cis-trans isomerase FKBP11 isoform X3, with protein sequence MTLRRLLLPLHMLLLLLSAAACGTATGFETESPVRTLQVETLVEPPEPCAEPAAFGDTLHIHYTGSLVDGRIIDTSLTRDPLVIELGQKQVIPGLEQSLLDMCVGEKRRAVIPSHLAYGKRGFPPSVPADAVVQYDVELIALIRANYWLKLVKGILPLVGMAMVPALLGLIGYHLYRKASRPKVSKKKLKEEKRNKSKKK encoded by the exons ATGACCCTGCGCCGGTTACTCCTCCCTCTCcatatgctgctgctgctgctcagtGCGGCGGCGTGCGGGACTGCGACTGGGTTCGAAACCGAAAGCCCCGTCCGGACCCTCCAAGTGGAGACCCTG GTCGAGCCCCCCGAACCATGTGCGGAGCCCGCTGCTTTTGGAGACACGCTTCACATACACTACACG GGCAGCTTGGTAGATGGACGTATTATTGACACCTCCCTGACCAGAGACCCTCTGGTTATAGAACTTGGCCAAAAGCAGGTGATTCCAG GTCTGGAGCAGAGTCTTCTAGACATGTGTGTGGG AGAGAAGCGAAGGGCAGTCATTCCTTCTCACTTGGCCTATGGAAAACGGGGATTTCCACCATCTGTCCCAG cggatgcagtggtgcagtatGACGTGGAGCTGATAGCACTGATCCGAGCCAACTACTGGCTAAAGCTGGTGAAGGGCATTTTACCTCTAGTAGGGATGGCTATGGTGCCAGCCCTCCTGGGCCTCATTGGGTATCACCTATACAGAAAGGCCAGCAGACCGAAAGTCTCCAAAAAGAAGCTCAAGGAAGAGAAACGAAAcaagagcaaaaagaaataa
- the DRC2 gene encoding dynein regulatory complex subunit 2 isoform X1, with translation MLKKEKKAKTPLSDEEQLLLFQQKLLAEEEMAKKKERLLSQFLKDKLAKEEHNSALNLNKINTQWRTVLREVKTRELLKDIEILSQTFERVVDCKDNVIKSLAKDLSEAEEQYARALRSHLHNVDQLLALQRRRLSLLEESYNLELEALTKEFETERKTIIDQHEKEIRYLQDIFMAMEQNYLDSEYESKLEFQSMWNDLKNVNLEEKHFLRLQLENIVEDLWRKFQDVLKNYTDATEDRKVAFETLQVKDEKSSKEIEVQMKKIQKLQDAITISKGKIMIHSRESEDENRYIRNDKELVLIQLRKLKAQRTRARAASQKNLVKLTLESNAALKALRKIVDKGEKILKLAEICRKFETEEEKVLPFYSSVLTPKEQEGIEENNLEELTEELAKVKAGGWWGIGQHSLMGLDAHFLPVTPLQVIGDYIGMENFWKRYNKVKLEQLSLQHRRAQLLDINGRLRGMLKQYLDGISVSDEVLSQLNPLFIVNHRSNLPQPSSTPTAHPGDKQHPTT, from the exons atgcttaagaaagaaaaaaaggccaagaCGCCCCTGTCCGATGAGGAGCAGCTGCTTCTGTTTCAGCAGAAATTGCTGGCAGAGGAGGAGATGGCCAAAAAGAAGGAGAGGCTCCTCAGCCAGTTCTTGAAG GACAAGCTGGCCAAGGAGGAACACAACAGTGCTCTGAACCTTAATAAGATTAACACACAGTGGAGAACCGTCCTTCGGGAAGTCAAGACCAGAGAACTTCTTAAGGACATTGAGATCCTCAGCCAAACATTTGAACGAGTGGTGGACTGTAAGGACAATGTCATCAAG TCTTTGGCTAAAGACCTGTCTGAAGCCGAGGAGCAGTATGCCCGTGCCCTGCGCAGCCACTTGCACAATGTTGACCAACTCTTGGCCCTGCAGAGGCGCCGGCTCAGTCTCCTGGAGGAAAGTTACAACCTGGAGCTGGAAGCCCtaaccaaggagtttgagacagaaAG GAAGACGATTATTGACCAACATGAGAAAGAGATTCGCTACCTACAAGATATCTTCATGGCCATGGAGCAGAACTATTTGGATTCTGAGTATGAAAGCAAGCTGGAGTTCCAGAGCATGTGGAATGATCTCAAAAACGTG AATTTAGAAGAGAAGCACTTTCTAAGACTGCAACTGGAGAACATAGTAGAAGATCTGTGGAGAAAGTTCCAGGATGTACTCAAGAATTACACTGATGCCACAGAAGATCGAAAGGTTGCCTTTGAGACCCTGCAGGTGAAGGATGAGAAGAGCTCCAAAGAGATTGAagtacagatgaaaaaaatacagaagctaCAG GATGCCATAACTATTTCAAAAGGCAAGATCATGATACATAGCCGAGAGAGTGAAGATGAGAACCGGTATATCCGTAATGACAAGGAATTGGTGCTCATACAACTGCGAAAACTTAAGGCCCAAAGGACTCGGGCCCGAGCAGCATCCCAGAAGAACTTAGTCAAACTCACCCTGGAAAGTAATGCTGCCCTCAAGGCCCTGCGAAAGATTGTTGATAAG GGTGAAAAGATCCTTAAACTTGCCGAAATATGTAGGAAATTTgaaactgaggaagaaaaagtGCTGCCTTTTTATTCATCAGTATTGACTCCTAAGGAGCAGGAGGGGATTGAGGAGAATAATTTAGAAGAGCTTACTGAGGAGCTCGCCAAGGTAAAGGCTGGGGGATGGTGGGGCATTGGGCAGCATTCGCTAATGGGTCTTGATGCACACTTTCTCCCTGTAACTCCACTCCAGGTGATCGGGGATTACATAGGGATGGAGAATTTCTGGAAAAGGTACAACAAAGTGAAGCTAGAGCAACTGAGCCTCCAACACAGACGAGCCCAGCTGCTAGATATCAATGGGAGGCTGCGGGGGATGCTGAAGCAGTACTTGGATGGCATCTCAGTGAGTGACGAAGTGCTGAGCCAGCTCAACCCACTCTTCATAGTCAACCATCGAAGCAACTTACCCCAGCCCTCATCCACACCTACAGCCCATCCAGGTGATAAGCAACATCCAACCACTTAA
- the FKBP11 gene encoding peptidyl-prolyl cis-trans isomerase FKBP11 isoform X1, which yields MTLRRLLLPLHMLLLLLSAAACGTATGFETESPVRTLQVETLVEPPEPCAEPAAFGDTLHIHYTGSLVDGRIIDTSLTRDPLVIELGQKQVIPGLEQSLLDMCVGSKEFCWRSFSWTEVTGPPFLPLAVTDIPSLREKRRAVIPSHLAYGKRGFPPSVPADAVVQYDVELIALIRANYWLKLVKGILPLVGMAMVPALLGLIGYHLYRKASRPKVSKKKLKEEKRNKSKKK from the exons ATGACCCTGCGCCGGTTACTCCTCCCTCTCcatatgctgctgctgctgctcagtGCGGCGGCGTGCGGGACTGCGACTGGGTTCGAAACCGAAAGCCCCGTCCGGACCCTCCAAGTGGAGACCCTG GTCGAGCCCCCCGAACCATGTGCGGAGCCCGCTGCTTTTGGAGACACGCTTCACATACACTACACG GGCAGCTTGGTAGATGGACGTATTATTGACACCTCCCTGACCAGAGACCCTCTGGTTATAGAACTTGGCCAAAAGCAGGTGATTCCAG GTCTGGAGCAGAGTCTTCTAGACATGTGTGTGGG ATCCAAGGAGTTTTGCTGGAGGAGCTTCAGCTGGACTGAGGTTACTGGCCCACCCTTCCTGCCTCTGGCTGTGACTGACATTCCTTCCCTCAGAGAGAAGCGAAGGGCAGTCATTCCTTCTCACTTGGCCTATGGAAAACGGGGATTTCCACCATCTGTCCCAG cggatgcagtggtgcagtatGACGTGGAGCTGATAGCACTGATCCGAGCCAACTACTGGCTAAAGCTGGTGAAGGGCATTTTACCTCTAGTAGGGATGGCTATGGTGCCAGCCCTCCTGGGCCTCATTGGGTATCACCTATACAGAAAGGCCAGCAGACCGAAAGTCTCCAAAAAGAAGCTCAAGGAAGAGAAACGAAAcaagagcaaaaagaaataa
- the FKBP11 gene encoding peptidyl-prolyl cis-trans isomerase FKBP11 isoform X2, with product MTLRRLLLPLHMLLLLLSAAACGTATGFETESPVRTLQVETLGSLVDGRIIDTSLTRDPLVIELGQKQVIPGLEQSLLDMCVGSKEFCWRSFSWTEVTGPPFLPLAVTDIPSLREKRRAVIPSHLAYGKRGFPPSVPADAVVQYDVELIALIRANYWLKLVKGILPLVGMAMVPALLGLIGYHLYRKASRPKVSKKKLKEEKRNKSKKK from the exons ATGACCCTGCGCCGGTTACTCCTCCCTCTCcatatgctgctgctgctgctcagtGCGGCGGCGTGCGGGACTGCGACTGGGTTCGAAACCGAAAGCCCCGTCCGGACCCTCCAAGTGGAGACCCTG GGCAGCTTGGTAGATGGACGTATTATTGACACCTCCCTGACCAGAGACCCTCTGGTTATAGAACTTGGCCAAAAGCAGGTGATTCCAG GTCTGGAGCAGAGTCTTCTAGACATGTGTGTGGG ATCCAAGGAGTTTTGCTGGAGGAGCTTCAGCTGGACTGAGGTTACTGGCCCACCCTTCCTGCCTCTGGCTGTGACTGACATTCCTTCCCTCAGAGAGAAGCGAAGGGCAGTCATTCCTTCTCACTTGGCCTATGGAAAACGGGGATTTCCACCATCTGTCCCAG cggatgcagtggtgcagtatGACGTGGAGCTGATAGCACTGATCCGAGCCAACTACTGGCTAAAGCTGGTGAAGGGCATTTTACCTCTAGTAGGGATGGCTATGGTGCCAGCCCTCCTGGGCCTCATTGGGTATCACCTATACAGAAAGGCCAGCAGACCGAAAGTCTCCAAAAAGAAGCTCAAGGAAGAGAAACGAAAcaagagcaaaaagaaataa